The genomic DNA TGTTAAAGACAGATACCTCTCCAATCTATGAATGTTAAAATCCTTATTCAGTGACATGCACAAAAAAACAATGTCAATATTAGCTGCAACCACCTGCTCCTCATTTACCTTTCCAGCAGCCTTACGCACAAACAAGCTTTTTCTATGAAGCACATGATGAATAATAGCATTACCATTTTTATTATTGCAACGATCCAACATAACGAAATCACCAACTGTGGGAAAATCAGATTGTATAGTAGCCTCAAAACGCAGCTTTCCTGAAACCTCTGCAAACAGTACACCATTTACACATACAGCTTGATAAAAGTTCTTTTCCTGCGAGATAATCCGAGCAAGGTATAAATCATGATATTCCATACTTTGAGTAATAAAATTTCTATTTAGACCATAGTCTTGTAAATTGATTTGTTTCATACCATTCATTCTGTTTCCTCCTTTTCCAACTTTTCAATGATTCTTTCTAGTGGGAAAGGGGGCTGTGCCAGTGGTTTTAATGCAATTGACATTAATTTCACTGAATTATCATCAGCTGCAATACGATTAGAACTAAGATGTCCACAGCGTGTACAACGATGAATAATTGCCCACTCACCATTTTTTCTCACCCACACTCCAATAGGTTCCATATTAGCATCACAATCTGCAGCACGGTCACCAGGAATGATATC from Clostridioides difficile ATCC 9689 = DSM 1296 includes the following:
- a CDS encoding RNHCP domain-containing protein; amino-acid sequence: MNYKNRKRAYYQENSCMDNFICKNCGCLVVPEGAGTQHRNHCPHCLHSLHVDIIPGDRAADCDANMEPIGVWVRKNGEWAIIHRCTRCGHLSSNRIAADDNSVKLMSIALKPLAQPPFPLERIIEKLEKEETE